The following proteins are encoded in a genomic region of Fervidobacterium pennivorans DSM 9078:
- a CDS encoding diguanylate cyclase, with protein sequence MERINEKLRKKSQILSVAYGVVEVNTEEHIDLDRLINEADYLMYERKRKMKEK encoded by the coding sequence ATGGAAAGGATTAATGAAAAGCTTAGAAAAAAGTCCCAAATATTGTCGGTAGCATATGGTGTTGTAGAGGTTAATACTGAGGAACATATTGACTTAGATAGGTTAATTAACGAAGCAGATTATCTTATGTACGAAAGAAAAAGAAAAATGAAGGAAAAATGA
- a CDS encoding amidohydrolase, giving the protein MKKLIKGGTLVTITSGTFVGDLLIENGKIKKIAKSINLKEKNVEIIDAAGKYVLPGFIDAHSHIGLFEEGIGFMQDGNEMTDPVTPDVRAIDAFNPYDVAIKRALNGGFTTVMIVPGSANVIGGQGAIIKFKSHIVDYCIVKSPAGLKMATGENPKRVYGEMKKMPSTRMGIAAVMRNYFMKVQDYMEKKKRALEKDGVFLDRDPKLEVGELVLKGEIPARVHAHRAQDIVTAIRIAKEFGFKIVIEHGTEAYKVADYLVEHNVPVVVGPHDFRSKIELKDLTYENVRILNEKGVLTAIMVDHPVIHLEFANVHAALAMKYGAKKEDLLKMLTINPAKILGIDDRVGSLEVGKDADIVIWDNDPFLPQARVEKMFIEGQEIKWWGE; this is encoded by the coding sequence ATGAAAAAACTAATAAAGGGAGGAACTCTTGTAACAATAACATCTGGAACTTTTGTTGGTGACCTTCTTATAGAAAACGGAAAGATAAAAAAGATAGCAAAATCCATAAATCTGAAAGAAAAGAACGTTGAAATCATCGATGCAGCGGGAAAATACGTCCTACCGGGTTTCATTGATGCACACTCACATATAGGACTATTTGAGGAAGGCATAGGTTTTATGCAGGATGGCAACGAGATGACTGACCCTGTAACTCCGGATGTTCGAGCAATAGATGCATTCAACCCATACGATGTTGCAATCAAACGAGCTCTCAACGGTGGCTTCACAACTGTGATGATTGTTCCCGGAAGTGCGAATGTCATTGGTGGTCAAGGTGCAATTATAAAGTTCAAATCGCACATTGTTGATTACTGCATCGTAAAATCACCAGCTGGTTTGAAAATGGCGACTGGCGAAAATCCAAAGCGTGTCTACGGAGAAATGAAAAAGATGCCTTCCACTAGAATGGGGATAGCTGCAGTTATGAGGAATTACTTTATGAAAGTCCAAGATTATATGGAAAAGAAGAAGAGGGCATTAGAGAAAGACGGTGTCTTCCTTGATAGAGACCCAAAACTCGAAGTTGGAGAGCTCGTACTTAAGGGAGAAATCCCAGCAAGGGTGCACGCACATAGAGCACAGGATATAGTTACAGCAATACGCATAGCTAAAGAATTCGGATTTAAAATCGTAATTGAACACGGAACAGAAGCATATAAGGTTGCTGATTATCTTGTTGAGCACAATGTCCCTGTTGTGGTTGGTCCCCATGATTTTAGAAGCAAAATAGAGCTCAAGGATTTGACATATGAAAATGTAAGAATTCTCAACGAAAAAGGAGTTTTGACGGCAATAATGGTTGACCATCCTGTTATACATCTTGAATTTGCAAACGTTCATGCAGCATTAGCTATGAAATATGGTGCAAAAAAAGAAGACTTGCTAAAAATGTTAACTATAAACCCCGCAAAGATACTTGGTATAGATGACAGAGTAGGGTCGCTCGAAGTTGGAAAAGATGCAGATATAGTTATATGGGATAACGACCCATTCTTACCTCAGGCACGTGTTGAAAAAATGTTCATAGAAGGACAAGAAATAAAATGGTGGGGTGAGTAA
- a CDS encoding 2-hydroxyacid dehydrogenase, giving the protein MSITKAKVFVTYAIPDKGINMLKERFDVDVYDGEEFLTKEQMLERARYADAIITQLRDPIDKEFIESLESVKIIANYAVGYNNIDVEAATRKGIYVTHTPGVLTEATADIAFALMLAVARRIVEADKFVREGKFVGWKPKLFLGYDLYGKTLGIIGMGRIGQAVARRALGFGMKIIYYNRRRLPEDIEKQYNAQYMDLDVLIETADYISIHTPLTKETYHLITAERIARMKPNAILINTARGPVIDEKALYEALKERKIAGAGFDVYENEPQLTPGLEKLDNVVLLPHIGSATYETRDKMSEMVAINVIHALEGRIPPNLVPEQKTIFVRE; this is encoded by the coding sequence ATGAGTATAACCAAAGCAAAAGTATTCGTAACATACGCAATTCCGGATAAAGGTATAAACATGCTAAAAGAAAGATTCGATGTTGATGTATACGACGGGGAAGAGTTCTTAACAAAAGAGCAGATGTTAGAAAGAGCAAGATATGCCGATGCCATAATTACACAACTACGAGACCCTATAGATAAAGAGTTCATAGAGTCACTCGAGAGTGTAAAGATTATAGCCAACTACGCCGTTGGTTACAACAATATAGATGTAGAAGCAGCAACACGAAAAGGCATTTACGTGACACATACGCCTGGAGTTCTGACAGAAGCAACTGCAGACATTGCTTTTGCACTAATGTTAGCCGTTGCAAGAAGAATAGTGGAGGCCGACAAATTTGTCAGAGAAGGAAAGTTCGTTGGTTGGAAACCCAAACTTTTCCTCGGATATGACTTGTATGGAAAAACACTGGGAATCATTGGCATGGGAAGGATAGGTCAAGCTGTTGCAAGAAGAGCTCTCGGATTTGGAATGAAGATTATCTATTACAACAGACGTAGACTACCCGAAGATATTGAAAAACAATATAACGCACAATATATGGATTTAGATGTGCTTATAGAAACTGCCGATTACATATCAATCCACACACCACTTACAAAGGAAACCTATCATTTAATAACTGCTGAAAGGATAGCAAGAATGAAGCCAAACGCTATACTAATCAACACCGCTAGAGGACCTGTTATTGATGAAAAAGCATTGTACGAAGCTTTGAAAGAAAGGAAAATAGCTGGTGCTGGTTTTGATGTCTATGAAAACGAACCTCAACTCACTCCAGGATTGGAAAAGTTAGACAACGTGGTCCTTTTACCTCATATTGGCTCTGCAACATACGAAACAAGAGATAAGATGTCGGAAATGGTTGCAATCAACGTTATTCATGCCTTAGAAGGAAGGATTCCACCAAACTTGGTTCCAGAACAAAAAACTATATTTGTAAGAGAATAA
- a CDS encoding heavy metal translocating P-type ATPase — MLKKEVILEGLDCANCAAKIEEEVNKLNGVKAYMNFMNKTLTLEIESEQEYKNILQQVKTIVHKHEPDVVVKEKSVNKSNKKVLILEGLGCANCAAKMEKEISGLEGVEFAAVDFVSKKLTLEISPKVNRSELNEKIEGIVKKIEPDVKVIFEENNSKTKINENNEEEEEGVNKKEIIRLVVGGAIFAVGIIFNFQNWLELTLFIISYIIVGGEVVLRAIKGIARGQVFSEHFLMSIATIGAFFVGEYPEGVAVMLFYLVGELFQDIAVGHSRKSIRALMDIRPDYANLKVGDEIRKVSPEEVNIGDIIIVKPGEKVPLDGKVIEGNSMVDTAALTGESVPREVGPGDDVLSGFINKNGVLTIEVTKDFGDSTVSKILDLVQNASSRKAPTEKFITKFARFYTPIVVFGALALAIIPPLVIPGATFSTWIYRALVFLVISCPCALVISIPLGFFGGIGGASKRGILVKGSNYLDALNNVETVVFDKTGTLTKGVFEVVSINPQSDFTKEELIEYAAYAESHSSHPIALSILKAYNKDVDITKIEDYEEIAGHGIRAKVGGKEILVGNSKLMNKENIKYQEVETLGTVVHVAVDKKYAGNIVISDAVKEDSADAIKGLKALGVRNIVMLTGDSKAVGEKIATQLGIDEVYTELLPADKVEKIEALEAKKSHKGKIVFVGDGINDAPVLARADIGVAMGGLGSDAAIEAADIVIMTDEPSKIVTAIKIAKRTRKIVMQNIVFALGVKAIFLALGAVGVATMWEAVFADTGVAIIAILNAMRVMNTKSI; from the coding sequence ATGTTAAAGAAGGAAGTAATTTTAGAAGGTTTAGATTGCGCAAATTGTGCAGCTAAAATTGAAGAAGAGGTTAATAAATTAAATGGAGTCAAAGCCTATATGAACTTCATGAACAAGACATTGACTTTAGAAATTGAATCAGAGCAAGAGTATAAGAATATATTACAGCAAGTTAAAACCATAGTGCACAAGCACGAACCGGATGTGGTAGTGAAAGAAAAATCCGTTAACAAGAGCAATAAAAAAGTATTAATACTTGAAGGACTTGGCTGCGCGAATTGTGCAGCTAAAATGGAAAAAGAAATAAGCGGTCTAGAAGGAGTTGAATTTGCTGCAGTAGATTTTGTTTCGAAGAAACTAACACTGGAAATAAGTCCGAAAGTCAACCGCTCTGAGTTAAATGAGAAGATTGAAGGCATAGTAAAGAAAATAGAGCCAGATGTAAAGGTCATTTTTGAGGAGAACAACTCCAAGACCAAAATAAACGAAAATAATGAAGAGGAAGAAGAAGGTGTCAACAAAAAAGAAATCATAAGACTTGTGGTCGGTGGAGCAATATTTGCCGTGGGAATCATCTTTAATTTCCAAAATTGGCTTGAGCTTACCTTGTTTATTATTAGTTATATCATAGTTGGTGGAGAGGTTGTCTTAAGAGCAATAAAAGGTATTGCCCGCGGTCAGGTATTCAGTGAGCATTTTTTGATGAGTATTGCTACCATTGGTGCTTTCTTCGTTGGAGAGTATCCAGAAGGTGTAGCAGTTATGCTATTCTATCTGGTAGGTGAATTGTTTCAGGATATAGCTGTAGGTCACTCCAGAAAATCAATACGTGCTTTGATGGATATTCGTCCTGACTATGCAAATCTTAAAGTTGGCGATGAGATCAGGAAAGTATCTCCTGAAGAGGTAAACATAGGTGACATCATTATTGTTAAACCAGGAGAAAAAGTTCCCCTCGATGGCAAGGTTATAGAAGGAAACTCAATGGTTGACACTGCAGCGTTAACAGGGGAATCTGTTCCTCGTGAAGTCGGGCCAGGAGACGATGTATTGAGCGGATTCATTAATAAAAATGGCGTTTTGACAATAGAGGTAACAAAGGATTTTGGTGATTCAACTGTATCTAAAATTTTGGATCTGGTTCAGAATGCCAGCAGTAGGAAGGCTCCTACAGAAAAATTTATAACAAAATTTGCCCGTTTCTATACTCCGATTGTAGTCTTTGGAGCATTAGCCTTAGCAATCATACCTCCATTGGTGATCCCCGGTGCAACTTTCTCTACATGGATATATCGAGCCTTAGTGTTCTTAGTTATATCTTGTCCATGTGCGTTAGTAATTTCAATACCATTGGGCTTCTTCGGAGGGATTGGTGGAGCATCGAAGAGAGGTATATTAGTAAAAGGCAGTAACTATCTTGACGCGTTGAACAATGTGGAAACAGTTGTTTTCGATAAGACGGGAACGCTAACCAAGGGTGTATTTGAAGTTGTGAGTATCAACCCTCAAAGTGATTTTACAAAGGAGGAATTGATTGAATATGCAGCATATGCTGAAAGTCACTCAAGTCATCCAATTGCACTATCCATTCTGAAAGCCTATAACAAAGATGTCGATATCACTAAAATTGAAGACTATGAGGAAATTGCAGGTCATGGGATTCGGGCTAAAGTTGGTGGTAAAGAGATTCTTGTCGGAAATAGCAAACTGATGAATAAAGAAAACATTAAATATCAGGAAGTTGAGACTCTGGGTACAGTAGTACATGTTGCAGTAGACAAGAAGTATGCAGGAAATATTGTAATCTCTGACGCAGTGAAGGAAGATTCAGCTGATGCGATTAAAGGATTGAAGGCATTAGGTGTTAGAAATATTGTTATGCTTACTGGTGATTCGAAGGCAGTTGGGGAAAAAATAGCAACCCAACTTGGAATTGACGAGGTGTATACTGAATTGTTACCGGCCGACAAGGTAGAAAAAATTGAGGCTCTGGAAGCCAAGAAATCTCATAAGGGGAAAATTGTATTTGTTGGTGATGGTATCAACGATGCTCCGGTACTTGCAAGAGCGGATATCGGCGTGGCAATGGGCGGCTTGGGGTCTGATGCTGCAATTGAAGCAGCTGATATAGTTATCATGACGGATGAACCATCAAAAATTGTCACTGCAATTAAAATAGCAAAAAGGACTAGGAAAATTGTGATGCAAAACATTGTGTTTGCATTAGGGGTTAAAGCCATATTCCTTGCACTTGGTGCGGTGGGAGTTGCAACTATGTGGGAAGCTGTATTCGCTGACACGGGTGTGGCAATAATCGCAATATTAAATGCAATGAGGGTAATGAATACAAAAAGTATATAG
- a CDS encoding FprA family A-type flavoprotein, which yields MEIVAKIVDGVYYVGVNDRDTHLFENIWPLTKGVSYNSYLIVDEKTALIDTVKVNKMKEYIEKITQILDGKPLDYLIINHMEPDHSGAISSIVHAFPNVKIVGNKKTFEFIKAMYHFEGNFHEVKDGDEINLGSRTLKFYMTPMVHWPETMMTYDIKDKILFSGDAFGGFGSLDGGIFDDEVDISYFENEIRRYYSNIVGKFGPMVQKALQKLSGLDIKIVCSTHGPVWRTNPMHIVSAYDRWSKYEYEEGVVIAYGTMYGNTEKMADYIARVLAEEGVKNIRVMNTSTTHESFIINEIWRFKGVILGTCTYNNWIFPPMENLIINLSHKGLPNRVFGVFGTYGWSGGGVKGIVEYIQKNKWQLVGEPVEVQFSPKEEDFERLRKLAIDMAKAVKEG from the coding sequence ATGGAAATTGTTGCCAAAATTGTCGATGGTGTATATTATGTTGGGGTGAACGACAGAGATACGCATCTATTTGAAAACATCTGGCCATTAACGAAAGGAGTCTCTTACAATTCTTACCTTATCGTTGATGAGAAAACAGCACTAATAGACACCGTGAAAGTTAACAAGATGAAGGAATATATCGAAAAAATAACGCAGATTCTTGATGGCAAACCCTTAGATTACCTTATTATCAACCACATGGAACCTGACCACTCTGGTGCCATATCATCAATAGTCCACGCCTTTCCAAATGTAAAGATAGTAGGGAACAAAAAGACGTTTGAATTTATAAAGGCGATGTACCACTTTGAGGGGAATTTCCACGAAGTAAAAGACGGGGACGAAATAAACCTTGGAAGCAGGACACTTAAATTCTACATGACCCCGATGGTCCACTGGCCAGAGACGATGATGACTTACGATATAAAAGACAAAATTCTTTTCTCCGGTGATGCGTTTGGTGGCTTTGGTTCACTTGATGGTGGGATTTTCGATGATGAAGTTGACATTAGTTACTTTGAGAATGAGATAAGAAGGTATTACTCTAACATCGTAGGAAAATTCGGACCGATGGTCCAGAAGGCTTTGCAAAAACTTTCAGGGTTGGATATAAAAATTGTTTGTTCAACACACGGACCAGTGTGGAGGACAAACCCAATGCATATCGTCAGTGCCTATGACAGATGGAGCAAATATGAATACGAAGAAGGAGTAGTTATAGCTTATGGAACAATGTATGGAAATACTGAAAAGATGGCAGATTACATTGCAAGGGTGTTAGCAGAAGAAGGCGTTAAAAACATTAGGGTGATGAACACCTCAACAACCCACGAATCGTTCATAATTAACGAAATTTGGAGGTTCAAGGGTGTGATTCTCGGAACATGCACCTATAATAACTGGATTTTCCCGCCTATGGAAAACTTAATTATAAATCTTTCACACAAAGGTCTTCCTAACAGAGTTTTCGGAGTATTCGGAACATACGGTTGGAGCGGTGGAGGGGTAAAAGGTATCGTTGAATACATCCAAAAGAACAAATGGCAACTTGTTGGAGAGCCTGTCGAGGTTCAATTCTCACCGAAAGAGGAAGATTTTGAGCGTTTAAGAAAACTTGCTATTGACATGGCAAAGGCTGTTAAGGAAGGTTAA
- a CDS encoding ArsR/SmtB family transcription factor — MAKKIQPIERCDCDVIHEEIVNKVREKMPQEETLYDLAELFKVFGDSTRIKILWALGESEMCVCDIAFLLNMTQSAISHQLRVLKQAGLVKSRREGKIVFYSLEDEHVKQIFDQGLIHISEESK, encoded by the coding sequence ATGGCAAAAAAAATTCAACCAATTGAAAGATGCGACTGTGATGTAATACATGAGGAAATTGTAAATAAAGTGCGAGAAAAAATGCCTCAAGAAGAAACTCTATATGATCTAGCAGAACTATTTAAAGTTTTTGGAGATTCAACAAGAATTAAGATACTCTGGGCATTAGGTGAATCAGAGATGTGCGTTTGCGATATTGCATTCTTATTAAATATGACCCAATCAGCAATTTCACATCAGCTAAGAGTCTTAAAGCAGGCTGGACTAGTAAAGAGCAGAAGAGAAGGAAAGATTGTATTCTACTCTCTTGAAGATGAACATGTAAAGCAAATATTTGACCAGGGATTAATTCATATTTCAGAAGAAAGTAAGTAA
- the lspA gene encoding signal peptidase II, with translation MFYIFIITILTGIDQWTKYLIETQLKPIGAIPIVKDIFHLTYARNTGAAFSILRDKQAFLILVTTIVVGALIYYLIKILKTGEVAFKLSLAIIIGGALGNLIDRVRLNYVTDFLDFTLINYPIFNLADVFVVSGVVMLSYMLLFKGDMPKISKM, from the coding sequence ATGTTCTATATTTTTATTATCACAATATTGACAGGGATTGATCAGTGGACTAAATATCTTATAGAAACACAATTAAAACCGATAGGTGCTATACCCATAGTTAAAGATATATTCCATTTGACTTATGCAAGGAATACAGGAGCAGCTTTTAGCATATTGAGGGATAAGCAGGCATTTTTAATATTAGTCACAACCATTGTTGTTGGCGCATTAATATACTATTTGATAAAAATATTAAAGACAGGAGAAGTAGCCTTTAAGCTATCCTTGGCGATAATTATTGGTGGAGCTTTAGGAAATCTTATCGATAGAGTTAGATTGAACTATGTAACCGACTTTCTCGATTTCACACTAATTAATTACCCCATATTTAATTTAGCAGACGTATTTGTAGTTTCAGGAGTTGTCATGCTTTCATATATGCTTTTGTTTAAAGGAGATATGCCCAAAATCTCAAAGATGTGA
- a CDS encoding recombinase family protein, producing MAVSKNVMIIPAIKRMGNNRKEDETPKLRVAAYCRVSTDSDEQASSYEVQIEHYTEFIKKNSEWEFAGIFADDGISGTNTKNRDEFNRMIDECMAGKIDMVITKSISRFARNTLDCLQYIRKLKDKNVAVYFEKENINTLDAKGEIMLTIMASLAQQESQSLSQNVKLGYQYRYQQGEVMVNCSRFLGYTKDENKRLVIVPEEAEIVKRIYREYLEGSSMDKIKKGLETDGILTGAGKKRWHTSTIRKILSNEKYIGDALLQKTYTVDFLTKKRVVNNGIVPQYYVENNHEAIIPREIFMQVQEELVRRSRGHISTSGKKRNFSSNHVFSQIIFCGECGEIYRRVHWNNRGKKSIVWRCVSRLENTGLTCHSRTVLEDMIGIATVEAINKLIGQKDGFLTILKENIETVISETGNNVVSEIDKKLEELQKDLLRLANSKEDYNDIADEIYRLREERHKALAEEAGKKGSKQRLEDMEKFLNEQSTLLEEYDEQLVRRLIEKITVYDDKLTIEFKSGVEIDIEK from the coding sequence ATGGCAGTTAGTAAAAATGTAATGATTATACCTGCAATAAAACGCATGGGCAACAATCGAAAAGAAGATGAAACACCAAAACTTCGGGTTGCTGCTTATTGTCGAGTTTCTACCGACAGCGATGAACAAGCTAGTAGTTACGAAGTGCAGATTGAACATTATACTGAATTTATTAAGAAAAATTCAGAGTGGGAATTTGCAGGGATCTTTGCTGATGATGGTATCAGCGGTACAAATACAAAAAATCGTGATGAATTTAATCGAATGATTGATGAGTGTATGGCTGGGAAAATTGATATGGTTATTACCAAATCAATAAGCCGATTTGCTAGAAATACCTTGGACTGTCTACAATACATCAGAAAACTTAAAGATAAAAATGTTGCGGTATATTTTGAGAAAGAAAATATCAATACACTGGATGCCAAAGGTGAAATTATGCTTACCATTATGGCATCCTTAGCGCAACAAGAGAGCCAGTCACTAAGCCAGAATGTAAAGCTTGGTTACCAATACCGATACCAACAGGGAGAGGTAATGGTCAATTGTTCTAGGTTTTTAGGATATACCAAAGATGAAAATAAGCGATTAGTAATTGTGCCGGAGGAAGCTGAAATTGTTAAAAGGATTTACCGAGAGTATCTTGAAGGCTCCAGTATGGATAAAATCAAAAAAGGACTTGAAACTGATGGCATACTTACGGGAGCGGGGAAAAAAAGGTGGCATACCAGTACTATAAGGAAAATATTAAGCAATGAAAAATACATTGGTGATGCATTGCTCCAAAAAACTTATACGGTAGATTTTCTTACAAAAAAGAGGGTTGTGAATAACGGAATCGTACCTCAGTATTATGTAGAGAATAACCATGAAGCCATTATCCCGCGTGAAATTTTCATGCAGGTACAAGAAGAGTTAGTTCGTAGAAGTAGAGGACATATAAGTACTAGTGGAAAGAAAAGAAACTTTAGTTCAAATCATGTATTTTCGCAAATTATCTTCTGTGGTGAGTGTGGCGAAATATACCGTAGAGTTCATTGGAATAATCGAGGTAAAAAATCGATTGTTTGGAGATGCGTCAGTAGACTTGAGAATACAGGGTTAACTTGTCATTCCCGAACCGTGCTGGAGGATATGATAGGTATTGCTACGGTAGAGGCAATTAATAAACTAATAGGGCAAAAGGATGGCTTTTTAACTATCTTAAAGGAAAATATAGAAACAGTGATAAGTGAAACGGGCAATAATGTTGTTTCCGAGATAGATAAAAAGCTAGAGGAATTACAAAAAGACCTTTTGAGACTGGCCAATTCCAAAGAGGATTATAACGATATAGCCGATGAGATTTACAGGCTCAGAGAGGAAAGACATAAGGCTTTAGCAGAAGAAGCTGGCAAAAAAGGCTCCAAGCAAAGACTAGAAGATATGGAAAAGTTCCTAAATGAACAATCCACCCTCCTTGAGGAGTATGATGAGCAACTAGTAAGGAGACTTATAGAGAAAATAACGGTTTATGATGACAAACTAACTATTGAATTTAAATCTGGTGTAGAAATTGATATAGAAAAATAA
- a CDS encoding recombinase family protein, which yields MRKVAHTPYGYRIENGRAVIDEEKAEKVRSLYRGYLSGLSLSVAAKTAGIDAYHGTAGRMLRNERYLGDGYYPAIIDKETYEKAEAERVKRAKKLGRIFEPKKEDKPTISKKFTIGQVIQKYTNPFTQAEYVYSLIESEGQ from the coding sequence GTGAGAAAAGTGGCACATACGCCTTACGGCTATAGGATAGAGAATGGTAGAGCAGTTATCGATGAAGAAAAAGCTGAAAAGGTTAGGAGTTTGTATAGGGGATACTTATCAGGCCTTTCTTTATCGGTCGCAGCAAAGACTGCTGGAATAGATGCTTATCATGGAACTGCTGGAAGGATGCTAAGAAACGAACGTTATCTTGGTGATGGTTATTACCCTGCCATCATTGATAAAGAGACCTACGAAAAAGCAGAAGCAGAGAGGGTAAAGAGAGCGAAAAAGCTAGGTAGAATCTTTGAACCCAAGAAAGAAGACAAACCTACTATTTCTAAGAAGTTTACCATAGGACAAGTAATTCAGAAGTATACAAATCCTTTTACACAAGCGGAGTATGTTTATAGCTTAATAGAAAGTGAGGGACAGTAA
- a CDS encoding Csac_0668 family 2Fe-2S cluster-binding (seleno)protein: protein MGKETLSNYCCGNLGESSCEVEKNNFCPVCEKQGTLVKNITVKHMVLNELTEQIGDNDYYLCMNEECDITYYNTKFNVKFNKQQVKVPIWFKKDADPKYACYCSEVTEDQVIEAVVKHGAKTVKEVNAITGAMKNSNCKENNPLGVCCHKIIQEAIDKGLK, encoded by the coding sequence ATGGGAAAGGAAACTTTGAGTAATTATTGTTGCGGAAATTTAGGAGAATCATCTTGTGAGGTAGAAAAGAACAATTTTTGTCCTGTATGCGAAAAACAAGGTACTCTTGTTAAAAACATTACAGTAAAGCATATGGTACTTAACGAGTTAACGGAACAAATCGGTGATAACGATTATTATTTATGTATGAATGAGGAATGTGATATTACTTACTATAATACGAAATTTAATGTTAAGTTTAATAAACAACAGGTTAAAGTCCCAATATGGTTTAAGAAAGATGCAGATCCTAAGTATGCTTGTTATTGCAGCGAAGTCACAGAAGATCAGGTAATTGAAGCAGTTGTAAAGCATGGCGCGAAAACCGTAAAAGAAGTGAATGCCATAACTGGGGCAATGAAAAATTCTAATTGTAAAGAAAACAATCCGTTGGGAGTATGTTGCCATAAGATTATTCAGGAAGCTATCGATAAAGGCTTAAAGTAA
- a CDS encoding recombinase family protein, whose translation MKYIFAEVLSGKGTQKVADDLNQMGIPTKRGARWTATTIRGILKNEKYTGDAILQKTYTDSRFNKRTNYGEKNKYLIENHHEAIISHEVFEAVEAALNQRAKEKGIEKRNNKYQNRYSFSGKIICSECGSTFKRRIHSSGARKYVAWCCSKHLKQITECSMQFIRDEDIKKAFVTMMNKLIFGRKLILQPLLEALRGMNKSDNLSRIQELEKQIEKNAEQRELLVKLMAKGYLEPALFNRENNELQMEANNYMEQKEALIHALNGELSKVQEVSNLIKFTNKAEMLSDFNDQLFNDYVEKIIVFSRVEIGFILKCGITLRERM comes from the coding sequence GTGAAGTATATTTTCGCAGAAGTATTATCGGGCAAAGGTACACAGAAAGTTGCAGATGATCTTAATCAAATGGGTATACCTACTAAAAGAGGTGCTCGTTGGACTGCTACTACAATTCGAGGGATATTAAAAAATGAGAAATATACTGGGGATGCTATACTGCAAAAAACTTATACAGATTCCCGATTTAATAAGCGCACCAATTATGGTGAGAAAAATAAATATTTAATAGAAAATCACCATGAGGCAATTATCAGCCATGAAGTATTTGAAGCAGTAGAAGCTGCCTTAAATCAAAGGGCAAAAGAAAAGGGCATAGAAAAGCGTAACAATAAATACCAAAACCGGTATTCTTTCTCTGGAAAAATTATTTGCTCGGAATGTGGTAGTACCTTTAAAAGGCGAATTCATTCATCTGGTGCAAGAAAATACGTAGCCTGGTGTTGTAGCAAACACTTAAAGCAGATAACAGAATGTTCCATGCAGTTTATTCGAGATGAGGATATAAAGAAGGCATTTGTTACGATGATGAATAAGCTGATTTTCGGCAGAAAACTTATTCTACAACCACTATTAGAGGCTTTACGTGGAATGAACAAGTCTGATAACCTTTCAAGAATTCAGGAATTAGAGAAGCAAATTGAAAAAAACGCGGAACAGAGAGAACTGCTTGTAAAGCTTATGGCGAAGGGATATCTAGAACCTGCCCTTTTTAATCGAGAAAACAATGAACTGCAAATGGAAGCAAACAACTATATGGAGCAAAAAGAAGCATTAATTCATGCCTTAAATGGAGAATTATCAAAGGTGCAGGAAGTCAGTAACTTAATAAAATTTACAAATAAGGCTGAAATGTTAAGTGACTTTAACGACCAACTTTTTAATGATTATGTTGAAAAAATAATTGTCTTCTCAAGAGTAGAGATAGGTTTCATTTTAAAATGCGGAATCACACTAAGGGAAAGGATGTGA